A region from the Engraulis encrasicolus isolate BLACKSEA-1 chromosome 18, IST_EnEncr_1.0, whole genome shotgun sequence genome encodes:
- the LOC134468676 gene encoding trace amine-associated receptor 13c-like, producing the protein MPLQFVWFIESCWMFSTTICAFFNFMSFHLTSASVHNVALIAVDRYMALSNPFLYSKIVTVNLGIVVASLNWLFSFGYNFALLYDNGFFTTSLTLCPSECLIIVNEMWAFVDLVVVFVLPCSVMFVLYLKIFAIARKHANAIRAANTQGNPNNRHTHNVPKRSERKAAKVLGILVSVFLLCLVPYYICSFMADSIPSYIFNDVMNYMSALLYLNSMFNPVIYALFYPWFQKSMKLILTRRVCTKDSSLMQVK; encoded by the coding sequence ATGCCTCTGCAGTTCGTGTGGTTTATAGAGTCCTGCTGGATGTTCAGCACTACAATCTGTGCCTTCTTTAATTTCATGTCGTTTCACCTGACCAGCGCCTCCGTCCACAACGTGGCTCTGATTGCTGTGGATCGTTACATGGCCTTGAGCAATCCTTTCCTGTATTCCAAGATAGTCACAGTGAACCTCGGCATTGTTGTGGCCTCGCTGAACTGGCTCTTTTCCTTTGGCTACAACTTTGCTCTCCTGTATGACAATGGTTTCTTCACCACCTCGCTCACACTGTGCCCGAGCGAGTGCCTCATTATCGTGAATGAAATGTGGGCCTTTGTCGACCTGGTGGTTGTGTTTGTGCTGCCCTGCTCCGTCATGTTTGTGTTGTACTTGAAAATCTTTGCCATTGCTAGAAAGCATGCCAATGCCATAAGGGCAGCTAACACACAGGGCAATCCAAacaacagacacactcacaatgtCCCCAAACGCTCTGAGAGAAAAGCTGCCAAGGTGCTTGGAATACTCGTGTCTGTCTTCCTGCTCTGTTTGGTCCCCTATTACATATGCAGTTTCATGGCTGACAGCATCCCGAGTTACATTTTTAATGATGTGATGAACTACATGTCCGCCCTGCTTTATCTAAACTCTATGTTCAATCCTGTGATATATGCCCTCTTCTACCCATGGTTTCAAAAAAGCATGAAGCTGATTTTAACACGCCGTGTTTGTACAAAAGATTCTTCTCTCATGCAAGTAAAGTAA
- the LOC134468274 gene encoding trace amine-associated receptor 13c-like, which translates to MSVCHFKQLHTPTNVLLVYLAITDFFVGVFVMPMQFIWLIESCWFFGAVACAFFNFVSFHLTCASVHIVALIAVDRCMALSDPFFYSKKITVNLILIIATVEWLFSMAYNFALLYCNGFFTDALTLCPYTCLIAVDEIWSWVDFVIVFVLPCSVMFVLYLIIFGIARKHATAIRAAANAQGNPNNRQTSHNVPKRSERKAAKVLGILVSVFLLCVVPYYIASVIPGSISPKIFEEVLNITSALLYLNSLFNPIIYALFYPWFQKCMKIIFSCQICSPASSLMHVKG; encoded by the coding sequence ATGTCAGTGTGCCACTTCAAGCAGCTGCACACACCGACTAACGTCCTTCTTGTCTACCTGGCCATCACTGATTTTTTCGTAGGGGTGTTTGTGATGCCAATGCAGTTCATCTGGCTCATAGAGTCATGTTGGTTTTTCGGGGCAGTGGCTTGTGCTTTTTTCAACTTTGTTTCGTTTCATTTGACATGCGCGTCGGTGCACATTGTGGCCCTCATCGCCGTGGACCGGTGCATGGCACTGAGCGACCCTTTCTTCTACTCCAAGAAAATCACTGTGAACCTGATCCTTATTATTGCCACGGTCGAGTGGCTCTTCTCTATGGCCTACAATTTCGCCCTGTTGTACTGCAACGGTTTCTTCACCGATGCCCTGACTCTATGTCCTTACACCTGCCTCATTGCTGTCGATGAAATATGGTCTTGGGTTGACTTTGTCATTGTGTTTGTGCTGCCCTGCTCAGTCATGTTTGTGCTGTACCTGATCATCTTTGGCATTGCTAGAAAGCATGCTACTGCCATCAGGGCAGCTGCTAACGCACAGGGCAATCCAAACAACAGACAGACGAGTCACAACGTCCCCAAACGATCTGAGAGAAAAGCTGCCAAGGTGCTCGGAATACTCGTGTCGGTGTTCTTGTTGTGTGTCGTTCCATACTACATAGCCAGCGTTATTCCAGGGAGCATTAGCCCTAAAATATTTGAGGAAGTCCTGAACATCACGTCTGCCCTGCTGTACCTGAATTCTTTGTTCAATCCTATTATTTACGCCTTGTTCTATCCGTGGtttcaaaagtgcatgaaaatcATTTTCAGTTGTCAGATATGCAGCCCTGCATCCTCACTGATGCATGTGAAGGGATAA